In the genome of Labeo rohita strain BAU-BD-2019 chromosome 24, IGBB_LRoh.1.0, whole genome shotgun sequence, one region contains:
- the LOC127155615 gene encoding E3 ubiquitin/ISG15 ligase TRIM25, with the protein MAEASIPVAQDQFTCPVCLDLLKDPVATACGHSYCKSCITDCWNEEDQKGVYSCPQCRQTFSPRPAVATNVLLAEMLETLKITRLRTAGSEDVQCDVCTGTKHKAVKSCLVCLNSYCQNHLEQHESFFRNKRHKLTDATGRLQEMICTKHDEQKKLYCRTDQRCICLLCMVDEHKNHETVTAEAERTEKQRILKETQMKYRQRIQEGEKEFEELRKTVDSYKRSAQTAVEDSERIFTELIRSIERSRSELIRLIRDQEKRALSRAEGRLERLEQEINDLRRRDAELEQLSHTQDHIQFLQVVYEDSAYVPVIRKA; encoded by the exons ATGGCAGAAGCCAGTATTCCAGTGGCTCAGGATCAGTTCACGTGTCCAGTGTGTCTGGATCTGCTGAAGGATCCAGTGGCGACTgcctgtggacacagttactgtaagaGCTGCATTACAGACTGCTGGAATGAGGAGGATCAGAAGGgagtctacagctgccctcagtgcagacagaccttcagtCCCAGACCTGCTGTAGCTACAAATGTACTGCTGGCTGAAATGCTGGAGACACTGAAGATCACGAGACTCCGAACCGCTGGGTCTGAAGATGTGCAGTGTGACGTCTGTACTGGGACCAAACACAAAGCTGTCAAGTCCTGTCTGGTGTGTCTGAACTCTTACTGTCAGAATCACCTTGAGCAACACGAGAGTTTCTTCAGAAATAAGAGACACAAACTGACTGACGCCACTGGACGACTGCAGGAGATGATCTGCACAAAACACgatgaacaaaaaaaactctACTGTCGAACCGACCAGCGCTGCATTTGTTTACTGTGTATGGTGGATGAACACAAGAACCATGAGACTGTGACGGCTGAAGCAGAGAGGACAGAGAAACAG AGGATTCTGAAAGAGACGCAAATGAAATATCGCCAGAGAATCCAGGAAGGAGAGAAAGAGTTTGAGGAGCTGAGAAAGACTGTGGACTCTTATAAG cgctctgcacagacagcagtggaggacagtgagaggatctttactgagctcatccgctccattgagagaagCCGCTCTGAGCTGATACGGctgatcagagatcaggaaaaGCGAGCGCTGAGTCGAGCTGAAGGACGACTGGAgcgactggagcaggagatcaatgatctgaggaggagagacgctgagctggagcagctttcacacacacaggatcacaTCCAGTTCCTGCAG GTGGTTTATGAGGACTCTGCTTATGTCCCTGTGATTCGAAAGGCTTAA